A DNA window from Bacillota bacterium contains the following coding sequences:
- a CDS encoding TrkA family potassium uptake protein, with amino-acid sequence MPMMQFAVIGLGRFGSSVARTLADLGQEVFAIDTDEEKVQKLANTVTHAVAADVTDIDAMRSLGIRNVDVAVITIGTDVKSSIVGTMVLKELGVRQVVAKAHDELHGKALERIGADRVVYPERDTGARLARLLTSTNIVEQIDLDPEYSIVEMVAPDHVVGRSLAELSIRARFGVYIMAVRRNGSIKVAPGAEDVINKGDVLVAIGHNDDLQKFKRL; translated from the coding sequence ATGCCGATGATGCAGTTCGCTGTGATCGGGCTCGGGAGGTTCGGCAGCAGCGTCGCGCGGACGCTTGCGGACTTAGGGCAGGAAGTCTTTGCGATCGATACGGATGAAGAGAAAGTTCAGAAGCTTGCCAACACCGTTACACACGCGGTGGCCGCGGACGTGACAGATATTGATGCCATGAGGTCGCTCGGCATCAGGAACGTCGATGTGGCGGTTATCACCATCGGAACCGATGTCAAGTCGAGCATAGTGGGAACCATGGTCCTCAAGGAGCTCGGGGTCAGGCAAGTCGTGGCTAAGGCCCACGACGAGTTGCACGGAAAGGCTCTGGAGAGAATCGGGGCCGACCGGGTCGTTTACCCGGAGCGGGACACAGGTGCCCGGCTTGCACGCCTCCTGACGTCGACAAATATCGTCGAACAGATTGATTTGGATCCGGAGTACAGCATAGTGGAGATGGTAGCCCCCGACCACGTTGTCGGGAGGAGTCTGGCCGAGCTGAGCATCCGCGCCAGGTTCGGTGTTTACATCATGGCGGTGCGCCGGAACGGCAGCATAAAGGTGGCCCCGGGCGCGGAAGATGTAATCAACAAGGGGGACGTCCTCGTTGCCATAGGCCATAACGACGACCTACAGAAGTTCAAGAGGCTGTAG
- a CDS encoding rRNA pseudouridine synthase codes for MERVHKYLAGAGVASRRKCEQLVASGRVTVNGVVVADLRRLVDPERDSVAVDGRTIHPVAAHTYIALHKPRGYVSTVTDTHGRPTVLDLVRAVEGRIYPVGRLDMDSEGLLLLTNDGEMAFGLTHPSREVPKTYVVTAKKPISPRDLEILRKGVELEDGVTLPARADLVDESGRVVRMVLREGRKREIRRMFETLGNSVERLIRVKFGPISLGKLAPGQYRRLTRSEVEELRNLTMYGKGSSHR; via the coding sequence ATGGAAAGAGTTCACAAGTACCTGGCGGGTGCAGGAGTGGCGTCGCGGCGCAAGTGCGAGCAGCTAGTCGCGAGTGGACGAGTGACGGTCAACGGTGTGGTTGTAGCAGACCTCCGCAGACTGGTGGATCCGGAGAGAGACTCGGTCGCCGTGGACGGAAGGACCATCCATCCTGTGGCTGCCCACACTTACATCGCCCTCCACAAGCCGCGGGGGTATGTGTCCACAGTCACGGATACCCACGGGCGTCCGACTGTCCTGGACCTGGTCAGAGCAGTGGAGGGCAGGATCTACCCCGTGGGCAGGCTGGACATGGACAGCGAAGGCCTGTTGTTGCTCACAAATGATGGGGAGATGGCCTTCGGACTTACCCATCCTAGCAGAGAAGTCCCGAAGACGTACGTAGTGACTGCGAAAAAACCCATCTCTCCGAGAGACCTTGAGATCCTGAGGAAGGGGGTCGAGCTTGAAGATGGCGTGACTCTCCCGGCCCGGGCAGACCTCGTCGACGAGTCCGGAAGGGTTGTAAGGATGGTGCTCAGAGAAGGGCGGAAGAGAGAGATCCGCCGGATGTTCGAGACCCTGGGGAACTCGGTAGAGCGCCTCATCCGGGTCAAGTTCGGCCCCATCTCCCTGGGGAAACTGGCCCCGGGGCAGTACAGGCGGCTCACCCGGTCTGAGGTGGAGGAACTCCGTAACCTTACAATGTACGGCAAGGGGTCATCCCACCGATGA
- a CDS encoding prepilin-type N-terminal cleavage/methylation domain-containing protein, producing the protein MRAVSDARGVGLVEVLVVIVILGIVGAFVYSGTVMSLRISEAGRQRVEAAALMGEVLDRVSEMNLGTLSGSGPFAYPSESRYSATYRVESTSLGVYRIEVEVSFAGETLSSGVLLVHQGP; encoded by the coding sequence ATGCGCGCGGTTTCTGACGCAAGAGGGGTTGGTCTGGTCGAGGTGCTGGTCGTCATTGTGATCCTTGGGATCGTGGGTGCCTTTGTGTACTCAGGCACGGTCATGTCTCTCCGGATCAGCGAGGCCGGACGGCAGAGGGTGGAGGCGGCCGCCCTCATGGGCGAGGTGCTGGACCGGGTGTCGGAGATGAACCTTGGGACACTGTCGGGCTCAGGGCCGTTTGCCTACCCTTCTGAGAGCAGGTACAGCGCCACGTACCGCGTCGAAAGCACTTCCCTGGGGGTGTACCGCATTGAGGTGGAGGTGAGCTTCGCTGGAGAGACGCTTTCGTCCGGTGTTCTCCTGGTTCATCAAGGGCCGTAG
- a CDS encoding pilus assembly PilX N-terminal domain-containing protein → MGSSIRGERGNALVITMVVTVVLGLMLAGMLQVSSMSHRVGRFEVQRQQALAAAESGLNVAVARLAAGRALVRSSYPDDDPGIDTETDDWLGPGTGCRPPEVSLGDGVSFQVWVSEPTGGVTTLVAVGRSGGRTRTLRTQVSSGMSDVSFDNAITSTRASADRKNPALNITGSAKIFGGVRLEASNHDAINMVGSSRIEGILTMGPGTDVGAVLEDLGSRVDGVEASSSVRTYPGPIPPSGLPLRGAFSHTGSKDARIGSSGEYTSFRHTGSGNLTFDATLGDITIYIRGDFDFTGSGEIRVIGDHRVRVYVDGEVKGTGSGVIGASGDPRDFIIYCLGDRVCITGSTPGNNTPPSAFAVYAPNAVVDITGSRDILGGIIGDRVNITGSGSITWFEGLSDLDLGETEGAPGFVVGSWLELH, encoded by the coding sequence ATGGGTTCTTCCATACGTGGCGAGCGCGGCAACGCCCTGGTCATCACAATGGTTGTCACAGTAGTGCTCGGTCTTATGCTCGCTGGTATGCTTCAGGTCTCTAGCATGTCGCACCGGGTCGGCCGGTTCGAAGTCCAACGCCAGCAGGCGTTGGCCGCCGCGGAGTCCGGGCTGAACGTGGCGGTCGCTCGCCTCGCGGCCGGGAGAGCGCTCGTTCGAAGTTCGTACCCTGATGACGACCCAGGGATTGACACCGAAACAGACGACTGGCTCGGCCCCGGCACCGGCTGCAGGCCGCCAGAGGTTTCCCTCGGGGATGGCGTATCATTTCAGGTGTGGGTGTCGGAGCCCACCGGGGGGGTAACGACCCTGGTCGCGGTGGGGAGATCGGGCGGGCGGACGCGGACGCTCAGGACCCAGGTCTCTTCCGGGATGAGCGACGTGAGCTTCGACAACGCCATCACTAGCACCAGGGCTTCGGCTGACCGGAAAAACCCGGCGCTCAACATCACCGGGTCGGCGAAGATATTTGGGGGCGTGCGTCTTGAGGCTTCCAACCACGATGCTATCAACATGGTCGGCAGTTCCAGGATCGAGGGCATACTTACCATGGGGCCGGGCACAGACGTCGGCGCGGTTCTCGAAGACCTCGGCAGCCGAGTAGATGGAGTGGAGGCATCCAGCAGCGTCAGGACCTACCCAGGGCCGATACCTCCGAGCGGGCTGCCGCTGCGGGGAGCTTTCTCGCATACCGGGTCAAAGGATGCGCGCATAGGCTCGAGCGGAGAATACACTTCCTTCAGGCACACCGGGTCGGGTAACCTGACCTTCGATGCGACCCTCGGGGATATCACCATCTACATAAGAGGCGACTTCGACTTTACCGGGAGCGGCGAGATACGGGTGATCGGCGACCACAGGGTCAGAGTGTATGTCGACGGCGAGGTCAAAGGAACTGGGTCAGGAGTGATAGGTGCGTCCGGAGACCCTCGCGACTTCATCATCTACTGTCTCGGTGACCGAGTCTGCATCACCGGCAGCACCCCAGGCAACAACACGCCACCGTCGGCATTCGCGGTATACGCTCCCAATGCCGTGGTAGACATCACAGGTTCCCGAGACATACTGGGCGGGATAATCGGTGACCGGGTCAACATCACGGGCAGCGGAAGCATTACCTGGTTCGAGGGCCTGAGTGACTTGGACCTGGGTGAGACAGAAGGTGCGCCGGGCTTCGTGGTCGGGTCCTGGCTCGAGCTTCACTGA
- a CDS encoding NAD(P)/FAD-dependent oxidoreductase, which produces MLRVAIIGAGASGLMAAQAAARAGASTVVYERNQMAGKKLLIAGKGRCNFTNDCSVEKVVEAFGSNGRFLYSAVSMFGPKDMCALMKNLGVGYKVERGRRVFPVSDRASDVRDALLAFALSAGAHVTTGTRITSLVLQSGAVAGVRDASGHVHSADAVIVATGGASYPATGSTGDGYRLAQSAGHSVIPPLPALVPIETVEEWPKALAGLTLRNVELSLSDQGRLVGQEFGEMLFTHFGVSGPIVLTLSRQVCTSLRSSPILTPGRFRLSIDLKPALDEPTLARRIQRDLVRGSRKHLGNSFGELLPRALIPVVIAHSEVDPATPANQVTREQRDALVRTLKSLPLSVARTRPLDEAIVTSGGVDLDEVDPRTMESRLVRGLFFAGEVLDLDAVTGGYNLQAAFSTGRLAGLSAARGARR; this is translated from the coding sequence TTGTTGAGAGTGGCTATCATCGGCGCCGGGGCCTCAGGGCTCATGGCTGCTCAGGCGGCCGCGCGGGCCGGCGCGTCCACCGTCGTATACGAGCGTAACCAGATGGCGGGAAAGAAACTCCTGATAGCCGGGAAGGGACGCTGCAACTTCACTAACGACTGTTCAGTCGAGAAAGTGGTTGAAGCTTTCGGGAGCAATGGAAGGTTTCTGTACTCCGCCGTGAGCATGTTTGGTCCAAAGGACATGTGTGCCCTCATGAAGAACCTTGGCGTGGGCTACAAGGTCGAGCGGGGCCGGCGGGTATTCCCGGTAAGCGACAGAGCCTCGGACGTAAGAGACGCTCTGCTCGCTTTCGCACTTTCTGCTGGGGCGCATGTCACCACGGGGACGAGGATCACTTCCCTCGTACTTCAGTCGGGCGCGGTGGCCGGGGTTCGGGACGCCTCTGGGCACGTACACTCAGCGGACGCGGTGATAGTGGCGACAGGCGGGGCCTCCTATCCCGCAACGGGCAGCACCGGTGACGGGTACAGGCTCGCCCAATCGGCTGGCCACAGTGTTATCCCACCTCTGCCCGCGCTAGTGCCCATTGAGACAGTGGAAGAGTGGCCTAAGGCTCTTGCCGGTCTGACTTTGCGCAATGTGGAGCTGTCTCTTAGTGACCAAGGCCGCCTTGTGGGCCAGGAGTTTGGTGAGATGCTGTTCACTCATTTTGGCGTGAGTGGCCCCATAGTGCTCACTCTGAGCAGGCAAGTCTGCACTTCGCTCCGTTCCTCCCCGATCTTGACCCCCGGGAGGTTTCGCCTGTCGATCGATCTCAAACCCGCCCTCGATGAGCCAACCCTCGCACGGCGAATCCAGCGCGATCTTGTTAGAGGCTCCCGGAAGCATCTTGGCAACTCCTTTGGGGAACTACTCCCACGGGCGCTCATCCCGGTAGTGATTGCACACAGCGAGGTCGACCCGGCGACTCCAGCGAACCAGGTCACCCGGGAACAACGGGATGCCCTGGTCCGCACTCTTAAGTCTTTGCCCCTGTCTGTCGCGAGGACGCGCCCGCTGGATGAGGCAATAGTGACATCAGGAGGAGTCGATCTTGATGAGGTCGATCCCCGGACCATGGAATCGAGGCTGGTACGGGGACTCTTCTTCGCAGGTGAGGTCCTGGACCTGGACGCGGTGACAGGAGGCTACAATCTGCAGGCTGCGTTCTCCACAGGACGCCTGGCGGGTCTGTCTGCCGCGAGAGGTGCTCGGAGATGA
- the aroH gene encoding chorismate mutase translates to MAERLVGIRGATTVEANRREDILEATRELLEAMTRENALEPGSIVSALFTVTDDLNAEFPAAAARAIGWTEVALMCAREIPVPGSIGRCIRVLVHAYMASDAGNVHHVYLREARSLRPDLGRG, encoded by the coding sequence GTGGCTGAACGGCTCGTGGGGATCAGAGGGGCCACGACAGTGGAGGCCAACAGGAGGGAAGATATACTGGAGGCGACGAGGGAGTTGCTCGAGGCCATGACTCGAGAGAATGCGCTCGAGCCGGGCAGCATCGTCAGCGCGCTATTCACTGTCACTGACGATTTGAATGCCGAGTTCCCAGCTGCAGCCGCACGTGCCATTGGCTGGACCGAGGTCGCGCTGATGTGCGCGAGGGAGATTCCCGTGCCCGGCAGCATTGGCAGATGCATACGGGTCCTGGTCCACGCGTACATGGCGTCCGATGCGGGCAACGTGCATCACGTGTACCTGCGGGAGGCCCGGTCGCTCAGGCCAGACTTGGGCCGCGGCTGA
- the cmk gene encoding (d)CMP kinase, protein MSLESSVAIDGPAGAGKSTVARALSAMLGMRYVSTGELYRALALAVLRNGADPEDEQAVGEVARGVTIDVAPDQATGQRVFLNGEDVTGLIRGADVDRIVSVVSVYPAVRADMVRQQRRIAEQCDVVMDGRDIGTVVLAESRHKFFLTASPEERARRRMLDYTRMGESRDHAEVIREILERDRIDSERSVSPLRPAEDAVIIDSTLMTVDEVVTRICELIGDAVPRPGGRVGTCYTGSSNSS, encoded by the coding sequence ATGTCCCTTGAATCCTCAGTGGCAATAGACGGCCCCGCAGGCGCCGGCAAGAGCACTGTCGCGCGCGCGCTCTCGGCAATGCTCGGAATGCGTTATGTCAGCACTGGCGAACTGTACAGGGCGCTCGCCCTCGCTGTTCTTCGGAACGGAGCAGACCCTGAGGACGAGCAGGCGGTCGGCGAGGTCGCCCGGGGCGTCACCATCGACGTGGCGCCTGATCAGGCCACCGGACAGCGGGTCTTCCTCAATGGAGAGGACGTTACTGGTCTCATCAGGGGAGCCGACGTCGATCGGATCGTGTCCGTGGTTTCGGTCTACCCAGCGGTCAGAGCAGACATGGTCCGCCAACAGCGTCGTATCGCGGAACAGTGCGATGTGGTCATGGATGGCCGCGATATCGGCACGGTGGTGCTTGCGGAATCGCGGCATAAATTCTTCCTCACGGCTTCTCCCGAGGAACGTGCCCGCCGCCGGATGCTCGATTACACACGAATGGGCGAAAGTCGCGATCATGCGGAAGTGATCCGGGAGATACTCGAACGCGACCGGATCGACAGCGAAAGGTCAGTCTCGCCGCTTCGTCCTGCAGAGGACGCAGTGATAATAGATTCGACCTTAATGACAGTTGATGAGGTAGTGACTCGGATATGCGAGCTGATCGGGGACGCGGTTCCCCGTCCGGGCGGGAGGGTCGGGACGTGCTATACTGGTTCGTCAAACTCCTCCTGA
- a CDS encoding 1-acyl-sn-glycerol-3-phosphate acyltransferase, translating into MLYWFVKLLLTAFFRVFYRFEVRGTEHIPKKGALIVVANHSSALDPLALGAAFPRPIAFMAKSELFRNPILGGLLRALYAFPVRRGLVDRDAYRRSIDILKAGKVLGVFPEGTRSETGELLPPHAGAGRFALQTGTSVLPAALLGTHAAIKKGTTTLKKSRIVVVFGDPIVVRRPDDGRLMREEVDSLSRVLMEKVQELMTES; encoded by the coding sequence GTGCTATACTGGTTCGTCAAACTCCTCCTGACCGCGTTTTTCCGGGTATTCTATCGTTTCGAGGTACGGGGGACCGAACACATCCCCAAGAAGGGTGCCCTCATCGTGGTGGCGAACCACTCGAGTGCATTGGACCCACTGGCGCTGGGGGCCGCGTTCCCCAGGCCCATTGCGTTCATGGCCAAGTCGGAGCTGTTCCGAAACCCTATCCTCGGTGGACTACTGCGTGCGTTGTATGCCTTCCCTGTCCGGCGTGGGCTGGTGGATAGGGACGCATACCGCCGGTCCATAGATATACTGAAGGCTGGCAAGGTACTGGGGGTCTTCCCGGAAGGTACGAGGAGCGAGACCGGTGAGCTTCTCCCTCCGCACGCGGGAGCGGGCAGGTTCGCGCTTCAAACAGGGACGTCAGTCCTTCCGGCAGCACTCCTCGGCACTCATGCAGCCATCAAGAAGGGAACCACCACCCTGAAGAAGTCCAGGATCGTGGTGGTTTTCGGAGACCCCATCGTGGTCCGGCGGCCTGACGACGGCAGGCTGATGCGCGAGGAAGTCGATTCCCTGAGCCGGGTGCTGATGGAGAAGGTCCAGGAACTTATGACCGAGTCATAG
- the fsa gene encoding fructose-6-phosphate aldolase, translating into MKLFIDSANLDEVREAAEMGIICGVTTNPSLVAKEGRDFRQVVSEICRIVDGPVSAEVLSQDVAGMVSEAIEIAAWSPNIVIKIPVTPEGLKATKQLSAKGIRTNLTLAFSTNQALLAARAGATYVSPFVGRLDDVGAEGMDVVSEIVEVFDTHGIETEVIAASIRHPRHVTQAALAGAHIATVPYKVLMQMVKHPLTDAGVARFLSDWEKARAK; encoded by the coding sequence TTGAAGCTTTTCATAGACAGTGCGAACCTCGACGAGGTCCGCGAGGCCGCGGAAATGGGAATAATATGTGGGGTCACAACCAACCCCTCACTCGTGGCGAAAGAAGGTCGGGACTTCCGGCAGGTTGTGTCCGAGATTTGCAGAATCGTCGATGGGCCTGTGAGTGCCGAGGTATTGAGCCAGGACGTGGCAGGCATGGTTTCTGAGGCAATCGAGATCGCGGCGTGGTCTCCGAACATAGTAATCAAGATCCCAGTGACTCCCGAAGGTCTGAAAGCAACAAAGCAGCTCTCGGCCAAGGGGATCAGGACGAACCTCACTCTAGCCTTCTCCACTAACCAGGCCCTGCTTGCGGCTAGAGCTGGGGCAACTTATGTCAGCCCCTTCGTGGGCAGACTCGACGATGTGGGGGCAGAGGGTATGGATGTTGTCTCTGAGATCGTCGAGGTCTTCGACACGCACGGAATAGAGACCGAGGTTATCGCTGCAAGCATCCGCCACCCGAGGCATGTCACCCAGGCAGCGCTGGCGGGTGCCCACATAGCCACAGTTCCGTACAAGGTCCTGATGCAGATGGTGAAGCACCCGCTTACGGATGCAGGGGTTGCCAGGTTCCTGTCTGATTGGGAGAAGGCTCGAGCAAAGTGA
- a CDS encoding bifunctional 4-hydroxy-3-methylbut-2-enyl diphosphate reductase/30S ribosomal protein S1 produces MTEESARVRLAESAGFCDGVARAVKIASAAGHEARANGFAAAATLGPLVHNTDVVEALRKEGVIAVNSLDEAPGKVLIVPSHGLPPELIERARDRGFSIVDATCPHVLKAQREVEEFHRRGHLVVLVGDKSHPEVTAVAARADGDIVVVPGPAALEGVDLERPIAVVAQTTQKRSTVDAVVQALESRGAQVTVADTVCPATHQRQAAAMRLAREVDLMVVIGGRNSANTMRLAEVCRDAGVKVAQVESSRELSAAMLEGAARVGVTAGASTPTWVIEEVMDAMKEFIDGNPEKPREQKRDQDQSRAEAEAEAVSRPGEEPEAKEETSPTPDVAAETEHPAEAKPAEQQPVSAAPARPEAPEVSILKARVIEIHDDRVVVEIEPGVTAEILKDQLSSKPVAHPNEVVSVDQEIDIVLERQRPGSDVQYASKRRADNLLTWRRLEQARDSGETISGTVTEAVKGGLVVDIGVRGFVPASQVGRRFVEDLSAYVGQTLRMKVKEVERARGNVVLSHRAVLEEEERQARTLAFQTLSRGQVVDGTVTRLASFGAFVDIGQGVEGLLHISDIAWSRLKHPSEVLSEGQPIRVQILNVDVERERISLGYKQLQPDPWESIGQRFPVGSIVRGTVTKLVEFGAFVRLDCGIEGLVHISQLSDRRVAKPDEVVSVGQEVAVKVIGLREQEHRISLSIKQAQEDGERTEYRKYIRESNKADDVVTIGDRISFDPSKLKGPATEGEES; encoded by the coding sequence GTGACTGAGGAATCGGCTCGGGTCCGGCTGGCAGAGTCAGCCGGGTTTTGCGATGGTGTGGCGAGGGCGGTGAAGATCGCCTCTGCCGCGGGGCATGAGGCCCGGGCGAACGGGTTTGCGGCGGCCGCGACACTCGGGCCGCTTGTCCACAACACGGATGTCGTGGAGGCGCTTCGCAAGGAAGGCGTCATTGCAGTCAACTCCCTCGACGAGGCGCCGGGAAAGGTCCTCATAGTACCTTCTCATGGGTTGCCTCCTGAGTTGATTGAGCGTGCCCGGGATCGGGGTTTCTCCATTGTCGATGCCACGTGCCCACACGTGCTCAAGGCGCAGCGTGAAGTGGAGGAGTTCCACCGGAGGGGGCACCTGGTAGTCCTGGTGGGCGACAAGTCCCATCCAGAAGTGACGGCGGTTGCGGCGCGTGCCGATGGCGATATAGTGGTGGTACCAGGCCCTGCTGCGCTCGAAGGAGTGGACCTCGAGCGGCCCATTGCGGTGGTGGCCCAGACCACCCAGAAGCGGTCCACTGTCGACGCGGTCGTGCAGGCACTTGAGAGCAGAGGGGCTCAGGTCACCGTGGCCGACACAGTCTGCCCGGCGACCCACCAGCGGCAGGCTGCAGCAATGAGACTTGCACGCGAAGTGGACCTCATGGTGGTGATTGGCGGGCGGAACAGCGCAAACACCATGCGGCTCGCAGAGGTCTGCCGCGACGCAGGCGTGAAGGTAGCCCAGGTGGAAAGCAGCCGGGAACTCAGCGCTGCGATGCTTGAAGGCGCGGCGCGAGTGGGCGTGACCGCCGGGGCGTCCACGCCCACTTGGGTAATTGAGGAGGTCATGGACGCTATGAAGGAATTCATCGACGGCAATCCGGAGAAGCCACGGGAGCAGAAGCGAGATCAGGATCAGAGTCGGGCTGAAGCCGAGGCCGAGGCCGTGTCACGGCCGGGGGAGGAGCCAGAAGCCAAGGAGGAGACATCGCCAACACCCGATGTGGCTGCGGAGACAGAGCATCCGGCCGAGGCCAAGCCCGCTGAACAACAGCCGGTGTCTGCCGCGCCGGCGCGCCCGGAGGCTCCCGAAGTGAGCATACTGAAGGCCCGGGTGATTGAGATACACGACGACCGCGTTGTGGTGGAGATCGAGCCGGGTGTGACCGCCGAGATCCTGAAAGACCAGCTCAGTTCGAAGCCCGTGGCTCACCCGAACGAGGTGGTGTCGGTAGACCAGGAGATCGACATCGTCCTCGAGAGGCAGCGTCCGGGATCAGACGTTCAGTATGCCTCCAAGAGGCGAGCGGACAACCTCCTCACATGGCGCAGGCTCGAACAGGCGAGAGACAGTGGGGAGACCATCTCAGGCACTGTTACCGAGGCCGTCAAGGGAGGCCTCGTCGTGGACATCGGGGTTCGAGGTTTCGTTCCCGCATCTCAGGTGGGCAGGCGGTTTGTGGAGGACCTTTCGGCCTATGTCGGGCAGACTCTCCGTATGAAAGTGAAAGAGGTTGAGCGTGCCCGGGGCAACGTGGTACTGTCCCACAGGGCGGTCTTGGAAGAAGAGGAGCGGCAGGCGCGCACACTCGCCTTTCAGACGCTCTCACGCGGGCAGGTGGTGGACGGCACCGTGACCCGTCTCGCGAGTTTCGGAGCGTTCGTGGATATCGGTCAAGGAGTCGAGGGTCTGCTTCACATCTCCGATATCGCGTGGTCGAGGCTGAAGCACCCGAGCGAAGTCTTGTCTGAAGGGCAGCCAATTCGGGTCCAGATCCTCAACGTCGACGTTGAGCGCGAACGCATTTCCCTGGGGTACAAGCAGTTGCAGCCCGACCCGTGGGAGAGCATCGGCCAACGGTTCCCCGTGGGCTCCATCGTTCGCGGCACTGTCACCAAGCTCGTCGAGTTTGGCGCGTTCGTCAGGCTTGACTGCGGCATTGAGGGTCTCGTTCACATATCCCAGCTCTCTGACAGGCGTGTCGCCAAGCCAGACGAGGTGGTATCGGTGGGCCAGGAAGTTGCCGTGAAGGTCATCGGCCTTCGGGAGCAGGAGCACCGTATCAGCCTCTCCATCAAACAGGCCCAGGAAGATGGGGAGCGCACCGAGTACCGGAAGTACATCCGGGAGAGCAACAAGGCCGACGACGTGGTCACTATCGGTGACCGCATAAGCTTCGATCCGAGCAAGCTGAAAGGACCTGCTACCGAAGGTGAAGAATCGTAG
- a CDS encoding peptidylprolyl isomerase, with the protein MNKGKARLAGVVAFVVIAVIAVIAWMVFTRATNVAIVNGERLSRNTFMARLEEKAGQDVLSELINERLIRQAARKANISITSEQVDREVAKLRKEIGPSFDSLLMQYGMTEQDLRESLEMNLLVFELSTKDIQVTEEEMKKYFEEHKADYDEPEQVKASHILVETEAEAKEIQKQLSGGADFAELAREKSIDPMSAIEGGDLGFFPRGRMTEAFEKVAFSLAPGQTSGIVHTEFGYHIIRVVDKTPARQATFDEVRDEIERSIKGQQAKSPQQLASELRLNGQITVLDPKYKSLGTTTPFGVK; encoded by the coding sequence ATGAACAAAGGCAAGGCCCGCCTCGCCGGAGTCGTGGCGTTCGTGGTAATCGCAGTGATAGCAGTCATAGCCTGGATGGTATTCACTCGAGCGACCAACGTCGCGATTGTCAACGGGGAGAGGCTTTCCAGGAACACCTTCATGGCGCGACTCGAAGAGAAGGCCGGACAGGATGTCCTGAGTGAGCTCATCAACGAGCGCCTAATAAGACAAGCCGCTCGGAAAGCCAACATCTCCATCACTTCTGAGCAGGTGGATCGGGAAGTCGCAAAGCTTCGCAAAGAGATTGGTCCCAGTTTTGATTCGCTGCTCATGCAGTATGGCATGACCGAGCAGGACCTTCGGGAGTCTCTCGAGATGAACCTTCTGGTCTTCGAGCTGTCCACCAAAGACATCCAAGTCACCGAGGAAGAGATGAAGAAGTACTTCGAGGAACACAAGGCCGATTACGACGAGCCTGAACAGGTGAAGGCCAGTCATATCCTGGTGGAGACCGAGGCCGAGGCGAAGGAGATCCAGAAACAGCTCTCCGGGGGAGCGGACTTTGCTGAGCTTGCGCGCGAGAAGTCCATTGACCCCATGTCGGCTATAGAAGGCGGCGATCTTGGTTTCTTCCCCAGGGGCCGCATGACCGAAGCGTTCGAGAAGGTCGCCTTCTCCCTAGCTCCCGGACAGACAAGTGGGATAGTCCACACAGAGTTTGGGTATCACATCATCCGGGTTGTGGACAAGACCCCCGCCCGGCAGGCAACTTTCGACGAGGTTCGTGACGAGATCGAGCGGAGCATCAAGGGCCAGCAGGCCAAGAGCCCACAGCAGTTGGCAAGCGAGCTCAGGCTGAACGGTCAGATCACTGTCCTCGATCCGAAGTATAAGAGTCTTGGGACTACAACGCCGTTTGGAGTGAAGTAA